TGATCCCGAAGCTCTCCCCGCCGGTGTTGGGGGCGACGTACACGTCCACGCTGCGCAGCAGCCGCGCCTTGTCCTCGTCGCTGACCATGCCGAGGAACTCGACCCGCGAGCGCAGCTCCGGCGGCAGGCCCTCCAGCGCCTCCTCCTCGTCGCCCTTGCCCGCGACCAGCAGCCTGGTCGCGGGACGGGCGTCGAGGATCTTCGGAAGCGCCTTCATCAGGACCGGCAGGCCCTTGCGTGGTTCGTTGATGCGGCCGATGAAGCCGATCGTGTCGCCCTGCCAATCGGGCTTCGGCTTGGCGCCGGCGAAGGAGTCGACGTCGACTCCGTTCGGGATGACGACCGCGTCGCCGCCCAGGTGCTCCACCAGGGTGCGCCGGGCGTACTCGCTCACCGCGATCCGGGCGCTGATCTTCTCCAGGGCGGCCTGGAGGATCGAGTACGCGGCGATCATGGCCCGGGAGCGCGGGTTCGAGGTGTGGAAGGTCGCCACGATCGGGCCCTGGGCCGCCCAGCAGGCCAGCAGACCGAGCGAGGGCGAGGCCGGTTCATGGATGTGGATGACGTCGAACTCGCCGTCGTGCAGCCAGCGTCGCACCCTCGCCGCCGACAGGAAGCCGAAGTTCAGCCGGGCCACCGAGCCGTTGTACGGCACCGGGACAGCGCGGCCGGCCGACACGACGTACGGCGGCAGGGGGGTGTCGTCGTCGGCGGGGGCGAGGACGGACACCTCGTGGCCCAGCCGGATGAAGTACTCGGCCAGGTCTCGGATGTGGAACTGCACACCCCCTGGCACGTCCCAGGAGTACGGGCAGACGATGCCGATCTTCACGGGGTGCCCTCCCCCGTGGTCTTCTCCGTGCCGTTCTCCGGATCCTTCGCGGGGTCGAGATCCGCGAGCCACAGCCGTTGCAGCATGTGCCAGTCCTCCGGGTGATCGGCGATTCCCGTGGCGAAGGCATCGGCCAGCGCCTGTGTCATGACAGACGTCTTCTCGGCCCTCGTACCTGCCTCGGGTACCTCGATCGGGGGATGAATCCGTCCGCGCATGATCGGCGAGTCGTCGTACCACAGGGTCACGGGGAGCAGGAGTGCGCCCGTCTGCTGAGCCAGCAGGGCAGGGCCGGCCGGCATCCGGGCCGCGTCGCCGAAGAACTTCACCTCGACACCCGAGGCGGACAGGTCCCGGTCGGCGACCAGACAGACCAGGCCGCCGTCCCGCAGCCGGCGGGCCAGGGTGCCGAACGCGGTGCCGCCGTTGTGCGGCAGGACCTCCATGCCCAGGCCCTCGCGGTAGGCCACGAACCGGTCGTACAGCGTCTCCGGCTTCAGACGCTCGGCGACCGTCGTGAACCGTGTCTCCAGTTTGGTGGTGACCCAGGCACCGGCCAGGTCCCAGTTGCCCAGGTGCGGAAGCGCGATGATCACTCCCCGTCCCGAGGCCAGACCGTCGGTCAGGTTGTGCAGGCCCTCCGGCTCGAAGCCCGTCCTCATCCGCTCCGCGCTCCACGCGGGGAGCCGGAAGGACTCCATCCA
This genomic interval from Streptomyces sp. B21-083 contains the following:
- a CDS encoding glycosyltransferase family 4 protein: MKIGIVCPYSWDVPGGVQFHIRDLAEYFIRLGHEVSVLAPADDDTPLPPYVVSAGRAVPVPYNGSVARLNFGFLSAARVRRWLHDGEFDVIHIHEPASPSLGLLACWAAQGPIVATFHTSNPRSRAMIAAYSILQAALEKISARIAVSEYARRTLVEHLGGDAVVIPNGVDVDSFAGAKPKPDWQGDTIGFIGRINEPRKGLPVLMKALPKILDARPATRLLVAGKGDEEEALEGLPPELRSRVEFLGMVSDEDKARLLRSVDVYVAPNTGGESFGIILVEALSAGAPVLASDLDAFAQVLDHGAAGELFTNGDADALADAAVRLLGDPGRRDELRERGSAHVRRFDWSTVGADILSVYETVTDGTTAVAADERTATGLRARLGLARD
- a CDS encoding phosphatidylinositol mannoside acyltransferase, translated to MSDLRGRLTDSAYAAGWGAVKKLPEPVAERLGRTIADLAWKRRGERVRRLESNYARVVPDASPERLAELSRAGMRSYLRYWMESFRLPAWSAERMRTGFEPEGLHNLTDGLASGRGVIIALPHLGNWDLAGAWVTTKLETRFTTVAERLKPETLYDRFVAYREGLGMEVLPHNGGTAFGTLARRLRDGGLVCLVADRDLSASGVEVKFFGDAARMPAGPALLAQQTGALLLPVTLWYDDSPIMRGRIHPPIEVPEAGTRAEKTSVMTQALADAFATGIADHPEDWHMLQRLWLADLDPAKDPENGTEKTTGEGTP